The Pedobacter ginsengisoli region ATGCAGCTCTTGTTGGTGCTGCATGTACCTGGATAAGTAATTAGGAAATGAAAAAATGGGGTTTTCTCATCGGCATCTTTGCATTTTTAAGTGCTGAATCAGTTTTTGCAGCTAAGGTTGATACAGTATTGAACTATAGCGCTGCAATGAAGAAAAATATTAAGGCTGTTGTAATTACTCCCGAGGGTTACAGTGAAGGCAAAACATATCCAACAGTTTATTTACTGCACGGCGCTGGAGACGCGTATTCCGGTTGGGTAAATAAGGTGCCGTCAATTAAAGAATATGCAGATCATTATCAGATGATCATCGTATGTCCGGATGGAAATGTTACCAGTTGGTATTTTGATAGCCCGGAAGACCCAGCCTGGAAATATGAAACTTATGTAGCTACTGAACTGGTTAATTGGGTAGATCAAAAATACAAGACCATAAAAGATAGAAAAGGTCGCGCAATCACAGGTTTAAGTATGGGAGGCCATGGTGCGCTATATTTAGCCTTTAAACATCAGGACATATTTGGTGCTGCAGGT contains the following coding sequences:
- a CDS encoding alpha/beta hydrolase, with amino-acid sequence MKKWGFLIGIFAFLSAESVFAAKVDTVLNYSAAMKKNIKAVVITPEGYSEGKTYPTVYLLHGAGDAYSGWVNKVPSIKEYADHYQMIIVCPDGNVTSWYFDSPEDPAWKYETYVATELVNWVDQKYKTIKDRKGRAITGLSMGGHGALYLAFKHQDIFGAAGSMSGGVDIKPFPLNWDIAKRLGPEDKYPERWKANSVIDLTYLLVPNKLALTIDCGSEDFFYNVNIKLHEKLQYNNIPHDFTIRPGSHNWDYWKNAIGFQLMFFNNQFTKK